One genomic segment of Mangifera indica cultivar Alphonso chromosome 6, CATAS_Mindica_2.1, whole genome shotgun sequence includes these proteins:
- the LOC123218314 gene encoding protein ELF4-LIKE 4-like: MEGDLFSGMANGTQVDGKVLQTFHKSFGQVQDILDQNRLLINEINQNHESKVPDNLTRNVGLIRELNNNIRTVVNLYADLSTSFSQSVEASSEGESGGTLKSDGKASQKRIRSG; encoded by the coding sequence ATGGAAGGGGATTTATTTTCAGGCATGGCCAATGGAACACAAGTAGATGGAAAGGTCTTACAAACATTCCATAAGAGTTTTGGGCAAGTTCAAGACATTTTAGATCAAAACAGGTTGCTAATCAATGAGATTAACCAGAACCATGAGTCAAAGGTCCCGGATAACTTGACGCGAAATGTTGGTTTGATCAGAGAACTCAATAACAACATCAGAACGGTGGTCAATCTCTATGCTGACCTCTCTACCTCCTTCTCCCAATCAGTCGAGGCCTCATCAGAAGGAGAATCAGGTGGCACATTAAAATCTGATGGGAAAGCCAGTCAGAAGAGGATTAGATCCGGGTAG